In Meleagris gallopavo isolate NT-WF06-2002-E0010 breed Aviagen turkey brand Nicholas breeding stock unplaced genomic scaffold, Turkey_5.1 ChrUn_random_7180001839913, whole genome shotgun sequence, a genomic segment contains:
- the PHC1 gene encoding polyhomeotic-like protein 1 isoform X1, with translation METESEQNSGSTSGSSSSGGSTRPQISQMSLYERQAVQALQALQRQPNAAQYFHQFMLQQQLNSAQLHSLAAVQQATIAASRQASSPNTSTPQQTTTTQASINLATTSAAQLISRSQSVSSPTATTLTQSVLLGNTTSPPLNQSQAQMYLRPQLGNLLQVNRTLGRNVPLASQLILMPNGAVAAVQQEVPPTQSPGVHADTDQVQNLAVRSQQTSATNAQLQGSAQKAALPGNSQASGLPQATSTGQTVAVAPASSGSMGQSLNLSQGAAGSNGVSGGVVANSGSQNSTALSQTVSAGATGSCQRKGTGVVQPLPVAAAQAVTVSQGSQTESENAATKKGETDSGGQQTVGMNLTRTATPAPSQTLISSATYTQIQPHSLIQQQQQIHLQKQVVIQQQIAIHHQQQFQHRQSQLLHTATHLQLAQQQQQSSSLTQQQPAQPPQQQAPPQNQQQTQTLVVQPMLQSQPQSVQLQHDSPSQPATKSPVPIQSKSMVTIKPPQLGPAKMSAAQQPPPHIPVQVVGTRQQGSGQAQALGIAQIAAAVPTSRGMPAVVQSVSQAHAPSPPSSAPVSSQEAPPLTTGVNLAQVQGTTHMVKNPTSSPVVAQMPTAFYMQSLQLPGKSQSLAIKRKAESEEEKEVSASVTALTPARSSPVTDSPKNVEEKNGLGDKSDPAATATPNATSSEGASVTSTSVPTANLAMVSRQMGDSKPPQAIVKPQILTHIIEGFVIQEGAEPFPVGCSQLLKETEKPLQGGAPSGQGENLSSNSPGGNSTSMELDKKANLLKCEYCGKYAPATQFRGSKRFCSMTCAKRYNVSCSHQFRLQRKKMKELQEANYARVRRRGSRRSSSEITRTKIQGKRHRGQEDSSRGSDNSSYDEALSPTSPGPLSVRSGHGDRDLANSSMAPPTPDLHGINPVFLSSNPSRWSVEEVYEFIASLQGCQEIAEEFRSQEIDGQALLLLKEEHLMSAMNIKLGPALKICAKINVLKET, from the exons ATGGAGACCGAGAGTGAGCAGAACTCTGGCTCCACCAGTGGGAGCTCCAGCTCTGGGGGAAGCACCCGTCCTCAGATATCACAGATGTCTCTGTATGAGCGGCAGGCTGTTCAG GCCCTTCAGGCACTCCAGAGACAGCCCAATGCAGCCCAGTACTTTCATCAATTTATGCTCCAGCAACAGCTTAACAGTGCCCAGCTTCACAGCTTGGCTGCTGTCCAGCAG GCTACTATTGCAGCTAGTAGACAGGCCAGCTCTCCAAACACCAGCACCCCACAACAGACTACCACCACCCAGGCCTCT aTCAACCTAGCCACCACATCAGCTGCTCAGCTGATCAGTCGTTCACAGAGTGTGAGTTCTCCCACTGCCACAACTCTGACGCAGTCTGTGCTCCTTGGGAACACCACTTCACCACCTCTCAACCAGTCGCAGGCCCAGATGTATCTCCGG CCGCAGCTGGGAAACCTGTTGCAGGTAAACCGGACCTTGGGCCGCAATGTCCCTCTTGCTTCCCAACTCATCCTGATGCCTAATGGGGCCGTGGCTGCTGTCCAGCAGGAGGTACCACCCACCCAGTCTCCTGGGGTCCATGCAGACACAGACCAG GTTCAGAACTTGGCTGTGAGGAGCCAACAGACCTCAGCCACTAATGCCCAGCTCCAAGGATCTGCCCAGAAGGCAGCTCTGCCAGGAAACTCCCAGGCTTCAGGCCTACCACAGGCCACAAGTACAGGCCAGACTGTGGCAGTGGCTCCAGCCTCTTCTGGCAGCATGGGGCAGTCTCTCAACTTGAGCCAAGGGGCAGCAGGCAGTAATGGTGTCTCTGGGGGCGTGGTTGCAAACAGTGGGAGCCAGAATTCTACAGCACTGAGCCAGACAGTATCTGCAGGTGCCACTGGCAGCTGCCAACGGAAAGGAACAGGAGTGGTTCAGCCATTACCAGTAGCAGCTGCTCAGGCAGTGACTGTCAGCCAGGGAAGCCAAACAGAGTCAGAGAATGCAGCCACAAAGAAGGGTGAAACGGACAGTGGTGGACAGCAGACTGTGGGCATGAATCTTACCAGGACAGCTACACCAGCACCCAGCCAGACATTGATTAGCTCAG CTACATATACACAGATTCAGCCACATTCACtgatccagcagcagcagcagatccaCCTGCAAAAGCAGGTGGTAATCCAGCAGCAGATTGCCATTCATCACCAGCAGCAGTTCCAGCACCGCCAGTCCCAGCTCCTCCACACAGCCACCCATCTCCAGCTGGCCCAGCAACAGCAACAATCATCATCTCTGACCCAACAGCAGCCAGCTCAACctccacagcagcaggctcCACCTCAAAATCAGCAGCAGACTCAGACCCTTGTGGTGCAACCTATGTTACAGTCCCAGCCACAGTCTGTTCAACTCCAGCATGACAGTCCTAGCCAGCCAGCCACCAAGTCACCTGTTCCAATTCAGTCAAAGTCTATGGTCACCATCAAACCACCTCAGCTTGGGCCTGCCAAAatgtcagcagcacagcagcctccaCCACACATCCCTGTGCAGGTGGTGGGTACTCGGCAGCAGGGCTCAGGCCAAGCCCAAGCACTGGGTATAGCTCAGATTGCTGCAGCAGTACCGACTTCCCGGGGAATGCCAGCTGTTGTCCAATCTGTTTCCCAAGCCCATGCTCCTTCCCCACCTTCTTCAGCTCCAGTATCCTCACAGGAAGCTCCTCCTCTCACTACAGGGGTGAATTTGGCACAAGTTCAAGGTACAACCCACATGGTGAAGAATCCTACCTCCTCTCCAGTTGTGGCTCAGATGCCAACAGCATTCTACATGCAGTCTCTCCAGTTGCCA GGCAAGTCTCAGAGCTTAGCAATAAAGCGCAAGGCAGAGtcagaggaggagaaggaggtaTCAGCCAGTGTCACTGCACTAACGCCTGCCAGGTCCTCTCCTGTGACAGATAGCCCCAAAAATGTGGAGGAAAAGAATGGCCTTGGAG ATAAATCTGATCCTGCTGCTACTGCAACCCCAAATGCCACCTCAAGTGAAGGAGCATCAGTCACCTCCACCTCTGTTCCCACTGCAAACCTGGCAATGGTGTCACGTCAGATGGGAGACTCCAAACCTCCACAAGCCATTGTTAAGCCCCAGATCCTCACGCACATAATAGAGGGCTTTGTCATCcaggaaggagcagagcccTTTCCG GTGGGTTGTTCTCAGCTGctaaaagaaactgagaaaccTTTGCAGGGAGGGGCTCCTTCTGGCCAGGGTGAAAACCTGTCCAGCAATTCTCCAGGAGGGAACAGTACTTCTATGG AGCTTGATAAGAaggcaaacttgctgaagtgTGAATACTGTGGGAAGTATGCCCCAGCTACCCAGTTCCGTGGCTCCAAAAGGTTTTGTTCCATGACCTGCGCTAAAAG GTACAATGTCAGCTGCAGCCATCAGTTTCGGCTGCagagaaagaagatgaaagaactCCAGGAAGCTAACTATGCTCGAGTGCGCCGACGGGGATCACGGCGCAGCAGCTCTGAAATTACTCGAACAAAGATCCAGGGAAAGCGTCACAGG GGCCAGGAGGATTCAAGTCGAGGTTCTGATAACTCTAGCTACGATGAGGCCTTGTCCCCTACATCTCCAGGACCTCTGTCAGTAAGGTCTGGCCATGGAGACAGAGACCTGGCAAACTCTAGTATGGCCCCACCTACCCCAGATCTACATGGCATCAACCCTGTATTCCTGTCCAGCAATCCCAGTCGTTGGAGCGTGGAGGAAGTGTATGAGTTCATTGCATCATTGCAAG GATGCCAGGAGATTGCTGAAGAGTTTCGGTCACAGGAAATAGATGGCCAGGCCCTGTTGCTTTTGAAGGAGGAACACCTCATGAGCGCTATGAACATCAAGCTAGGACCTGCTCTCAAGATATGTGCCAAGATCAATGTCCTCAAGGAAACCTAA
- the PHC1 gene encoding polyhomeotic-like protein 1 isoform X2, which produces METESEQNSGSTSGSSSSGGSTRPQISQMSLYERQAVQALQALQRQPNAAQYFHQFMLQQQLNSAQLHSLAAVQQATIAASRQASSPNTSTPQQTTTTQASINLATTSAAQLISRSQSVSSPTATTLTQSVLLGNTTSPPLNQSQAQMYLRVQNLAVRSQQTSATNAQLQGSAQKAALPGNSQASGLPQATSTGQTVAVAPASSGSMGQSLNLSQGAAGSNGVSGGVVANSGSQNSTALSQTVSAGATGSCQRKGTGVVQPLPVAAAQAVTVSQGSQTESENAATKKGETDSGGQQTVGMNLTRTATPAPSQTLISSATYTQIQPHSLIQQQQQIHLQKQVVIQQQIAIHHQQQFQHRQSQLLHTATHLQLAQQQQQSSSLTQQQPAQPPQQQAPPQNQQQTQTLVVQPMLQSQPQSVQLQHDSPSQPATKSPVPIQSKSMVTIKPPQLGPAKMSAAQQPPPHIPVQVVGTRQQGSGQAQALGIAQIAAAVPTSRGMPAVVQSVSQAHAPSPPSSAPVSSQEAPPLTTGVNLAQVQGTTHMVKNPTSSPVVAQMPTAFYMQSLQLPGKSQSLAIKRKAESEEEKEVSASVTALTPARSSPVTDSPKNVEEKNGLGDKSDPAATATPNATSSEGASVTSTSVPTANLAMVSRQMGDSKPPQAIVKPQILTHIIEGFVIQEGAEPFPVGCSQLLKETEKPLQGGAPSGQGENLSSNSPGGNSTSMELDKKANLLKCEYCGKYAPATQFRGSKRFCSMTCAKRYNVSCSHQFRLQRKKMKELQEANYARVRRRGSRRSSSEITRTKIQGKRHRGQEDSSRGSDNSSYDEALSPTSPGPLSVRSGHGDRDLANSSMAPPTPDLHGINPVFLSSNPSRWSVEEVYEFIASLQGCQEIAEEFRSQEIDGQALLLLKEEHLMSAMNIKLGPALKICAKINVLKET; this is translated from the exons ATGGAGACCGAGAGTGAGCAGAACTCTGGCTCCACCAGTGGGAGCTCCAGCTCTGGGGGAAGCACCCGTCCTCAGATATCACAGATGTCTCTGTATGAGCGGCAGGCTGTTCAG GCCCTTCAGGCACTCCAGAGACAGCCCAATGCAGCCCAGTACTTTCATCAATTTATGCTCCAGCAACAGCTTAACAGTGCCCAGCTTCACAGCTTGGCTGCTGTCCAGCAG GCTACTATTGCAGCTAGTAGACAGGCCAGCTCTCCAAACACCAGCACCCCACAACAGACTACCACCACCCAGGCCTCT aTCAACCTAGCCACCACATCAGCTGCTCAGCTGATCAGTCGTTCACAGAGTGTGAGTTCTCCCACTGCCACAACTCTGACGCAGTCTGTGCTCCTTGGGAACACCACTTCACCACCTCTCAACCAGTCGCAGGCCCAGATGTATCTCCGG GTTCAGAACTTGGCTGTGAGGAGCCAACAGACCTCAGCCACTAATGCCCAGCTCCAAGGATCTGCCCAGAAGGCAGCTCTGCCAGGAAACTCCCAGGCTTCAGGCCTACCACAGGCCACAAGTACAGGCCAGACTGTGGCAGTGGCTCCAGCCTCTTCTGGCAGCATGGGGCAGTCTCTCAACTTGAGCCAAGGGGCAGCAGGCAGTAATGGTGTCTCTGGGGGCGTGGTTGCAAACAGTGGGAGCCAGAATTCTACAGCACTGAGCCAGACAGTATCTGCAGGTGCCACTGGCAGCTGCCAACGGAAAGGAACAGGAGTGGTTCAGCCATTACCAGTAGCAGCTGCTCAGGCAGTGACTGTCAGCCAGGGAAGCCAAACAGAGTCAGAGAATGCAGCCACAAAGAAGGGTGAAACGGACAGTGGTGGACAGCAGACTGTGGGCATGAATCTTACCAGGACAGCTACACCAGCACCCAGCCAGACATTGATTAGCTCAG CTACATATACACAGATTCAGCCACATTCACtgatccagcagcagcagcagatccaCCTGCAAAAGCAGGTGGTAATCCAGCAGCAGATTGCCATTCATCACCAGCAGCAGTTCCAGCACCGCCAGTCCCAGCTCCTCCACACAGCCACCCATCTCCAGCTGGCCCAGCAACAGCAACAATCATCATCTCTGACCCAACAGCAGCCAGCTCAACctccacagcagcaggctcCACCTCAAAATCAGCAGCAGACTCAGACCCTTGTGGTGCAACCTATGTTACAGTCCCAGCCACAGTCTGTTCAACTCCAGCATGACAGTCCTAGCCAGCCAGCCACCAAGTCACCTGTTCCAATTCAGTCAAAGTCTATGGTCACCATCAAACCACCTCAGCTTGGGCCTGCCAAAatgtcagcagcacagcagcctccaCCACACATCCCTGTGCAGGTGGTGGGTACTCGGCAGCAGGGCTCAGGCCAAGCCCAAGCACTGGGTATAGCTCAGATTGCTGCAGCAGTACCGACTTCCCGGGGAATGCCAGCTGTTGTCCAATCTGTTTCCCAAGCCCATGCTCCTTCCCCACCTTCTTCAGCTCCAGTATCCTCACAGGAAGCTCCTCCTCTCACTACAGGGGTGAATTTGGCACAAGTTCAAGGTACAACCCACATGGTGAAGAATCCTACCTCCTCTCCAGTTGTGGCTCAGATGCCAACAGCATTCTACATGCAGTCTCTCCAGTTGCCA GGCAAGTCTCAGAGCTTAGCAATAAAGCGCAAGGCAGAGtcagaggaggagaaggaggtaTCAGCCAGTGTCACTGCACTAACGCCTGCCAGGTCCTCTCCTGTGACAGATAGCCCCAAAAATGTGGAGGAAAAGAATGGCCTTGGAG ATAAATCTGATCCTGCTGCTACTGCAACCCCAAATGCCACCTCAAGTGAAGGAGCATCAGTCACCTCCACCTCTGTTCCCACTGCAAACCTGGCAATGGTGTCACGTCAGATGGGAGACTCCAAACCTCCACAAGCCATTGTTAAGCCCCAGATCCTCACGCACATAATAGAGGGCTTTGTCATCcaggaaggagcagagcccTTTCCG GTGGGTTGTTCTCAGCTGctaaaagaaactgagaaaccTTTGCAGGGAGGGGCTCCTTCTGGCCAGGGTGAAAACCTGTCCAGCAATTCTCCAGGAGGGAACAGTACTTCTATGG AGCTTGATAAGAaggcaaacttgctgaagtgTGAATACTGTGGGAAGTATGCCCCAGCTACCCAGTTCCGTGGCTCCAAAAGGTTTTGTTCCATGACCTGCGCTAAAAG GTACAATGTCAGCTGCAGCCATCAGTTTCGGCTGCagagaaagaagatgaaagaactCCAGGAAGCTAACTATGCTCGAGTGCGCCGACGGGGATCACGGCGCAGCAGCTCTGAAATTACTCGAACAAAGATCCAGGGAAAGCGTCACAGG GGCCAGGAGGATTCAAGTCGAGGTTCTGATAACTCTAGCTACGATGAGGCCTTGTCCCCTACATCTCCAGGACCTCTGTCAGTAAGGTCTGGCCATGGAGACAGAGACCTGGCAAACTCTAGTATGGCCCCACCTACCCCAGATCTACATGGCATCAACCCTGTATTCCTGTCCAGCAATCCCAGTCGTTGGAGCGTGGAGGAAGTGTATGAGTTCATTGCATCATTGCAAG GATGCCAGGAGATTGCTGAAGAGTTTCGGTCACAGGAAATAGATGGCCAGGCCCTGTTGCTTTTGAAGGAGGAACACCTCATGAGCGCTATGAACATCAAGCTAGGACCTGCTCTCAAGATATGTGCCAAGATCAATGTCCTCAAGGAAACCTAA
- the PHC1 gene encoding polyhomeotic-like protein 1 isoform X3 produces MRTCTLEATIAASRQASSPNTSTPQQTTTTQASINLATTSAAQLISRSQSVSSPTATTLTQSVLLGNTTSPPLNQSQAQMYLRPQLGNLLQVNRTLGRNVPLASQLILMPNGAVAAVQQEVPPTQSPGVHADTDQVQNLAVRSQQTSATNAQLQGSAQKAALPGNSQASGLPQATSTGQTVAVAPASSGSMGQSLNLSQGAAGSNGVSGGVVANSGSQNSTALSQTVSAGATGSCQRKGTGVVQPLPVAAAQAVTVSQGSQTESENAATKKGETDSGGQQTVGMNLTRTATPAPSQTLISSATYTQIQPHSLIQQQQQIHLQKQVVIQQQIAIHHQQQFQHRQSQLLHTATHLQLAQQQQQSSSLTQQQPAQPPQQQAPPQNQQQTQTLVVQPMLQSQPQSVQLQHDSPSQPATKSPVPIQSKSMVTIKPPQLGPAKMSAAQQPPPHIPVQVVGTRQQGSGQAQALGIAQIAAAVPTSRGMPAVVQSVSQAHAPSPPSSAPVSSQEAPPLTTGVNLAQVQGTTHMVKNPTSSPVVAQMPTAFYMQSLQLPGKSQSLAIKRKAESEEEKEVSASVTALTPARSSPVTDSPKNVEEKNGLGDKSDPAATATPNATSSEGASVTSTSVPTANLAMVSRQMGDSKPPQAIVKPQILTHIIEGFVIQEGAEPFPVGCSQLLKETEKPLQGGAPSGQGENLSSNSPGGNSTSMELDKKANLLKCEYCGKYAPATQFRGSKRFCSMTCAKRYNVSCSHQFRLQRKKMKELQEANYARVRRRGSRRSSSEITRTKIQGKRHRGQEDSSRGSDNSSYDEALSPTSPGPLSVRSGHGDRDLANSSMAPPTPDLHGINPVFLSSNPSRWSVEEVYEFIASLQGCQEIAEEFRSQEIDGQALLLLKEEHLMSAMNIKLGPALKICAKINVLKET; encoded by the exons ATGAGAACTTGCACTTTGGAG GCTACTATTGCAGCTAGTAGACAGGCCAGCTCTCCAAACACCAGCACCCCACAACAGACTACCACCACCCAGGCCTCT aTCAACCTAGCCACCACATCAGCTGCTCAGCTGATCAGTCGTTCACAGAGTGTGAGTTCTCCCACTGCCACAACTCTGACGCAGTCTGTGCTCCTTGGGAACACCACTTCACCACCTCTCAACCAGTCGCAGGCCCAGATGTATCTCCGG CCGCAGCTGGGAAACCTGTTGCAGGTAAACCGGACCTTGGGCCGCAATGTCCCTCTTGCTTCCCAACTCATCCTGATGCCTAATGGGGCCGTGGCTGCTGTCCAGCAGGAGGTACCACCCACCCAGTCTCCTGGGGTCCATGCAGACACAGACCAG GTTCAGAACTTGGCTGTGAGGAGCCAACAGACCTCAGCCACTAATGCCCAGCTCCAAGGATCTGCCCAGAAGGCAGCTCTGCCAGGAAACTCCCAGGCTTCAGGCCTACCACAGGCCACAAGTACAGGCCAGACTGTGGCAGTGGCTCCAGCCTCTTCTGGCAGCATGGGGCAGTCTCTCAACTTGAGCCAAGGGGCAGCAGGCAGTAATGGTGTCTCTGGGGGCGTGGTTGCAAACAGTGGGAGCCAGAATTCTACAGCACTGAGCCAGACAGTATCTGCAGGTGCCACTGGCAGCTGCCAACGGAAAGGAACAGGAGTGGTTCAGCCATTACCAGTAGCAGCTGCTCAGGCAGTGACTGTCAGCCAGGGAAGCCAAACAGAGTCAGAGAATGCAGCCACAAAGAAGGGTGAAACGGACAGTGGTGGACAGCAGACTGTGGGCATGAATCTTACCAGGACAGCTACACCAGCACCCAGCCAGACATTGATTAGCTCAG CTACATATACACAGATTCAGCCACATTCACtgatccagcagcagcagcagatccaCCTGCAAAAGCAGGTGGTAATCCAGCAGCAGATTGCCATTCATCACCAGCAGCAGTTCCAGCACCGCCAGTCCCAGCTCCTCCACACAGCCACCCATCTCCAGCTGGCCCAGCAACAGCAACAATCATCATCTCTGACCCAACAGCAGCCAGCTCAACctccacagcagcaggctcCACCTCAAAATCAGCAGCAGACTCAGACCCTTGTGGTGCAACCTATGTTACAGTCCCAGCCACAGTCTGTTCAACTCCAGCATGACAGTCCTAGCCAGCCAGCCACCAAGTCACCTGTTCCAATTCAGTCAAAGTCTATGGTCACCATCAAACCACCTCAGCTTGGGCCTGCCAAAatgtcagcagcacagcagcctccaCCACACATCCCTGTGCAGGTGGTGGGTACTCGGCAGCAGGGCTCAGGCCAAGCCCAAGCACTGGGTATAGCTCAGATTGCTGCAGCAGTACCGACTTCCCGGGGAATGCCAGCTGTTGTCCAATCTGTTTCCCAAGCCCATGCTCCTTCCCCACCTTCTTCAGCTCCAGTATCCTCACAGGAAGCTCCTCCTCTCACTACAGGGGTGAATTTGGCACAAGTTCAAGGTACAACCCACATGGTGAAGAATCCTACCTCCTCTCCAGTTGTGGCTCAGATGCCAACAGCATTCTACATGCAGTCTCTCCAGTTGCCA GGCAAGTCTCAGAGCTTAGCAATAAAGCGCAAGGCAGAGtcagaggaggagaaggaggtaTCAGCCAGTGTCACTGCACTAACGCCTGCCAGGTCCTCTCCTGTGACAGATAGCCCCAAAAATGTGGAGGAAAAGAATGGCCTTGGAG ATAAATCTGATCCTGCTGCTACTGCAACCCCAAATGCCACCTCAAGTGAAGGAGCATCAGTCACCTCCACCTCTGTTCCCACTGCAAACCTGGCAATGGTGTCACGTCAGATGGGAGACTCCAAACCTCCACAAGCCATTGTTAAGCCCCAGATCCTCACGCACATAATAGAGGGCTTTGTCATCcaggaaggagcagagcccTTTCCG GTGGGTTGTTCTCAGCTGctaaaagaaactgagaaaccTTTGCAGGGAGGGGCTCCTTCTGGCCAGGGTGAAAACCTGTCCAGCAATTCTCCAGGAGGGAACAGTACTTCTATGG AGCTTGATAAGAaggcaaacttgctgaagtgTGAATACTGTGGGAAGTATGCCCCAGCTACCCAGTTCCGTGGCTCCAAAAGGTTTTGTTCCATGACCTGCGCTAAAAG GTACAATGTCAGCTGCAGCCATCAGTTTCGGCTGCagagaaagaagatgaaagaactCCAGGAAGCTAACTATGCTCGAGTGCGCCGACGGGGATCACGGCGCAGCAGCTCTGAAATTACTCGAACAAAGATCCAGGGAAAGCGTCACAGG GGCCAGGAGGATTCAAGTCGAGGTTCTGATAACTCTAGCTACGATGAGGCCTTGTCCCCTACATCTCCAGGACCTCTGTCAGTAAGGTCTGGCCATGGAGACAGAGACCTGGCAAACTCTAGTATGGCCCCACCTACCCCAGATCTACATGGCATCAACCCTGTATTCCTGTCCAGCAATCCCAGTCGTTGGAGCGTGGAGGAAGTGTATGAGTTCATTGCATCATTGCAAG GATGCCAGGAGATTGCTGAAGAGTTTCGGTCACAGGAAATAGATGGCCAGGCCCTGTTGCTTTTGAAGGAGGAACACCTCATGAGCGCTATGAACATCAAGCTAGGACCTGCTCTCAAGATATGTGCCAAGATCAATGTCCTCAAGGAAACCTAA